A genome region from Pseudoalteromonas tetraodonis includes the following:
- the fusA gene encoding elongation factor G, which yields MARTTPLERYRNIGICAHVDAGKTTTTERVLFYTGLSHKIGEVHDGAATMDWMEQEQERGITITSAATTCFWKGMDAQFDDHRINIIDTPGHVDFTIEVERSLRVLDGAVVVLCASSGVQPQTETVWRQANKYEVPRMIFVNKMDRTGADFLTVVGQVKSRLGATPVPVQLPIGAEDDFKGVIDLIKMKAINWNDEDQGMTFSYEAIPAELQDLAEEWRSHLVESAAEASEELMDKYLEGEELSEAEIKNALRQRTLANEIVPMTCGSAFKNKGVQAVLDCVVEYMPSPTQVKQIQGILEDGTEEERPADDKAPFAALAFKIATDPFVGTLTFFRVYSGTVKQGDAVYNPVKSKRERLGRIVQMHSNSREEIKEVYAGDIAAAIGLKDVTTGETLCDPNSIITLERMEFPEPVISVAVEPRTIADQDKMGIALGKLAAEDPSFRVQTDEESGQTIISGMGELHLDIIVDRMKREFSVECNVGKPQVAYREAIRSTVEVEGKFIRQSGGRGQYGHVWLKLEPMDISDDEAPIYEFVNETVGGSVPKEYIPAVDKGIQEQMAQGVLAGYPLLGVKATLYDGSFHDVDSNEMAFKIAGSLAMRQGALDANPALLEPVMKVEVLTPEANMGDVVGDLNRRRGMIEGMEDALGGLKQINAVVPLSEMFGYATALRSATQGRASYSMEFLKYAEASKQVADTIISARAVI from the coding sequence ATGGCACGTACAACTCCACTTGAGCGTTACCGCAATATCGGTATTTGTGCTCACGTAGATGCAGGCAAAACCACCACAACAGAACGTGTTCTGTTCTACACAGGTCTTTCTCATAAGATCGGTGAAGTACATGATGGCGCCGCAACTATGGATTGGATGGAGCAGGAACAAGAGCGTGGTATCACAATCACTTCTGCTGCAACAACGTGTTTCTGGAAAGGGATGGACGCGCAATTTGACGACCATCGCATCAATATCATTGATACCCCAGGACACGTAGATTTCACTATCGAAGTAGAGCGTTCTTTACGTGTACTAGATGGTGCGGTAGTTGTTCTTTGTGCTTCATCTGGTGTACAGCCGCAAACTGAGACAGTTTGGCGTCAAGCGAACAAATACGAAGTTCCGAGAATGATCTTCGTAAATAAAATGGATCGCACAGGCGCTGACTTCTTAACGGTTGTCGGCCAGGTGAAATCTCGTCTTGGAGCAACGCCTGTTCCAGTCCAGTTACCAATTGGCGCTGAAGACGACTTTAAAGGTGTTATTGACCTTATCAAAATGAAAGCTATTAACTGGAATGATGAAGACCAGGGTATGACTTTCTCTTATGAGGCAATACCGGCAGAACTTCAGGATTTAGCTGAAGAATGGCGCTCTCATTTAGTTGAAAGCGCTGCTGAAGCCTCTGAAGAACTAATGGATAAATACTTAGAAGGTGAAGAGTTAAGCGAAGCAGAAATTAAAAATGCTTTGCGTCAACGCACATTAGCGAACGAAATTGTTCCCATGACCTGTGGTAGTGCATTTAAAAACAAAGGCGTTCAAGCTGTGCTTGATTGCGTTGTTGAATATATGCCATCACCCACACAAGTGAAACAAATCCAAGGTATCCTCGAAGATGGTACCGAGGAAGAGCGTCCTGCTGATGATAAAGCGCCGTTTGCTGCACTTGCTTTTAAGATTGCAACAGACCCGTTTGTTGGCACCTTGACCTTTTTCCGTGTTTACTCTGGTACTGTTAAACAGGGTGATGCGGTATATAACCCAGTAAAAAGTAAGCGTGAGCGTCTTGGTCGTATCGTTCAGATGCATTCAAACTCACGTGAAGAGATCAAAGAAGTCTACGCAGGCGACATCGCGGCGGCTATTGGTCTCAAAGACGTAACAACAGGCGAGACACTGTGTGATCCGAATTCTATTATTACGCTAGAGCGTATGGAATTCCCAGAACCAGTTATCTCTGTTGCGGTTGAGCCTCGCACAATCGCTGACCAGGATAAAATGGGTATCGCGCTAGGTAAACTAGCGGCAGAAGATCCATCTTTCCGCGTACAAACTGACGAAGAATCAGGCCAGACGATTATCTCTGGCATGGGTGAACTTCACCTTGATATCATTGTCGACCGTATGAAACGTGAATTCAGTGTTGAATGTAACGTTGGTAAGCCGCAGGTTGCATACCGAGAAGCTATTCGTTCAACTGTTGAAGTTGAAGGGAAGTTCATACGTCAATCAGGTGGTCGTGGTCAATATGGTCACGTCTGGCTTAAACTTGAACCGATGGATATTTCGGATGATGAAGCCCCAATTTACGAGTTCGTAAACGAAACCGTAGGTGGGTCAGTTCCGAAAGAATACATCCCTGCGGTAGACAAAGGTATCCAAGAGCAAATGGCTCAAGGTGTACTGGCAGGCTACCCATTACTTGGTGTTAAAGCGACTTTATATGATGGTTCATTCCATGATGTAGATTCGAATGAAATGGCATTTAAAATAGCAGGTTCACTGGCTATGAGACAAGGTGCGCTAGATGCAAACCCTGCACTTTTAGAACCAGTAATGAAGGTTGAAGTACTCACTCCTGAAGCAAACATGGGTGATGTAGTTGGCGACCTAAACCGTCGTCGCGGCATGATCGAAGGCATGGAAGATGCACTTGGTGGCCTTAAGCAAATTAATGCTGTGGTACCACTATCTGAAATGTTCGGTTATGCGACTGCTTTACGATCTGCAACACAGGGCCGTGCCTCATACTCTATGGAGTTTTTGAAGTACGCTGAAGCCTCTAAGCAGGTTGCAGATACAATAATTTCAGCTCGCGCTGTTATATGA
- the tuf gene encoding elongation factor Tu yields MAKEKFERVKPHVNVGTIGHVDHGKTTLTAAITNVLAKVYGGVAKDFASIDNAPEERERGITISTSHVEYDTPTRHYAHVDCPGHADYVKNMITGAAQMDGAILVVAATDGPMPQTREHILLSRQVGVPYIVVFMNKCDMVDDEELLELVEMEVRELLSEYDFPGDDLPLIQGSALKALEGEEQWEAKIVELAEALDTYIPEPERDIDKPFIMPIEDVFSIQGRGTVVTGRVEAGIINVNDEVEIVGIKETTKSTCTGVEMFRKLLDEGRAGENIGALLRGTKREDVERGQVLAKPGSIKPHTTFTSEVYVLSKDEGGRHTPFFKGYRPQFYFRTTDVTGDVQLPEGVEMVMPGDNVKMTVTLIAPIAMDEGLRFAIREGGRTVGAGVVATIVE; encoded by the coding sequence ATGGCAAAAGAAAAGTTTGAACGCGTAAAACCGCACGTAAACGTTGGTACAATCGGCCACGTTGACCACGGTAAAACTACACTAACTGCAGCAATCACTAACGTACTTGCAAAAGTATACGGCGGTGTTGCTAAAGATTTCGCATCAATCGATAACGCTCCAGAAGAGCGCGAGCGTGGTATCACAATCTCAACTTCACACGTTGAGTACGATACACCTACTCGTCACTACGCACACGTAGATTGTCCTGGTCACGCCGATTATGTTAAAAACATGATCACTGGTGCTGCTCAAATGGACGGCGCTATCTTAGTAGTTGCTGCGACTGATGGCCCTATGCCACAAACTCGTGAGCACATCCTACTTTCTCGCCAAGTTGGCGTTCCTTACATCGTTGTGTTCATGAACAAATGTGACATGGTTGATGATGAAGAGCTACTTGAGCTAGTAGAAATGGAAGTTCGTGAACTTCTTTCTGAATACGACTTCCCAGGTGATGACTTACCACTAATTCAAGGTTCTGCACTTAAAGCACTTGAAGGCGAAGAGCAATGGGAAGCTAAAATCGTAGAGCTTGCAGAAGCACTAGATACTTACATTCCAGAGCCAGAGCGTGACATCGATAAGCCATTCATCATGCCTATCGAAGACGTTTTCTCAATCCAAGGTCGTGGTACTGTTGTAACTGGCCGTGTTGAAGCTGGTATCATCAACGTGAATGACGAAGTTGAAATCGTTGGTATCAAAGAGACTACTAAGTCTACTTGTACTGGTGTTGAAATGTTCCGTAAGCTTCTTGACGAAGGTCGTGCTGGTGAGAACATTGGTGCACTTTTACGTGGTACTAAGCGTGAAGACGTTGAACGTGGTCAAGTACTAGCTAAGCCTGGTTCAATCAAGCCACACACTACATTCACTTCAGAAGTATACGTACTTTCGAAAGATGAAGGTGGTCGTCATACTCCATTCTTCAAAGGTTACCGTCCACAGTTCTACTTCCGTACAACTGACGTAACAGGTGACGTACAGTTACCAGAAGGCGTAGAAATGGTAATGCCTGGTGATAACGTTAAGATGACTGTAACGCTAATCGCGCCAATCGCGATGGACGAAGGTCTTCGTTTCGCTATCCGTGAAGGTGGCCGTACTGTAGGTGCTGGTGTTGTAGCAACTATCGTAGAGTAA
- a CDS encoding fatty acid cis/trans isomerase: MKKNIIGTFVLIILSGCAYLGNAHYNELFGPEKTQDRMVAHNSGAGAEFLQQVKPVLDNRCVVCHGCYDAPCQLKLSSPEGIDRGLSKELVYDGTRLLASTPSRLLFDATTTEQWRDKEFSPVLNERAQTEEANLAGSVLFNTLVLKQSSPLPEDEVLDERFDFSLSRNQSCATMGEFDQLADEQPHAGMPYGLPGVTAAEFQHLQNWIKKGGKMAHIKPPSAAELAQVKNWEAFLNQDGLKYQLSARYIYEHWFLAHIYFSDAQSPNFFKLVRSSTPPGEDIKLISSRRPYDNPNVERVYYRLLHDRSTILSKTHLPLKLNDEKLARIYQQFIAPNYTVSSLPSYEPTLASNPFKTFEALPIDAKYQFMLDEAELIIMGFIKGPVCRGQIALNVINDHFWVAFADPKKVATPAVGKMLVQHEDALELPAAEESNALPISNWVKYSVREKRYLKAKVELANNLFKNGEHLTTDLLWKGDGHNQNAALTIFRHFDSATVVKGFIGQQPKTMWVLDYALFERIHYLLVAGFDVYGNIGHQLITRLYMDFLRLEGEHNFLALLPEAQRETIKQSWYRKSPPSLSTFFENNREFSQPSGINYQTDEPQSELYGLIKEALEPVLSPRYDYKKVPAPLSAINTMPAKAVNLLPQLSYVLVKEQDGHTGYTIIHHNAHYNISSLLNEDGQRAYEEDTVTIVPGFIGDYPSAIWYLNNAQQVSAFAEQLPLMQVEADYRALKSKFAIRRTHPQFWQYSDILHQVARQYRGVEFGMFDYNRLENR; the protein is encoded by the coding sequence ATGAAAAAAAATATTATAGGTACTTTTGTACTGATTATCTTAAGTGGTTGTGCTTACTTAGGTAATGCACATTACAATGAATTATTCGGTCCTGAGAAAACACAAGATCGTATGGTTGCTCATAATAGCGGTGCTGGGGCTGAGTTTTTACAGCAAGTAAAGCCTGTACTCGATAACCGCTGCGTGGTTTGTCATGGCTGTTATGATGCGCCTTGCCAATTAAAACTCTCTTCTCCTGAAGGTATCGACAGAGGCCTCAGTAAAGAGTTGGTTTACGATGGTACTCGGTTGTTAGCCTCAACGCCGAGCCGATTATTATTTGATGCAACCACGACTGAGCAATGGCGTGATAAAGAATTTAGCCCGGTATTAAACGAGCGAGCACAAACTGAAGAAGCCAATTTAGCGGGTAGTGTGTTATTTAATACGCTGGTATTAAAGCAAAGTTCACCCTTGCCAGAAGATGAAGTATTAGATGAACGTTTTGATTTTTCACTTAGCCGCAACCAAAGTTGTGCGACGATGGGTGAGTTTGACCAATTAGCGGATGAGCAACCGCATGCGGGTATGCCTTATGGCTTGCCTGGAGTGACTGCTGCTGAATTTCAGCACTTACAAAACTGGATTAAAAAAGGCGGGAAAATGGCGCACATCAAGCCGCCATCAGCTGCTGAGCTTGCGCAAGTAAAAAACTGGGAAGCATTTTTAAATCAAGATGGTTTGAAGTACCAATTATCAGCGCGCTATATTTATGAGCATTGGTTTTTAGCACACATCTACTTTAGTGATGCACAATCACCTAACTTTTTTAAGTTGGTACGCTCAAGTACTCCCCCTGGTGAAGACATTAAATTAATAAGTTCTCGTCGCCCTTACGATAATCCAAACGTTGAGCGTGTTTATTATCGACTGCTTCACGACCGTTCTACTATTTTATCAAAAACACATTTACCGCTTAAACTTAATGATGAAAAGTTGGCACGTATTTACCAGCAATTTATTGCGCCAAATTACACTGTATCTAGTTTACCAAGCTATGAGCCTACCCTTGCATCAAACCCGTTTAAAACGTTTGAAGCACTGCCTATAGATGCAAAATATCAATTTATGCTCGATGAAGCTGAGCTAATTATTATGGGCTTTATTAAAGGCCCTGTTTGTCGTGGTCAAATAGCACTCAATGTGATTAATGATCATTTTTGGGTGGCGTTTGCTGATCCTAAAAAGGTAGCGACTCCGGCGGTAGGTAAAATGTTGGTGCAACATGAGGATGCATTAGAGTTGCCCGCAGCAGAGGAAAGTAATGCGTTACCGATTTCTAATTGGGTCAAATACTCGGTTCGCGAAAAACGTTACTTAAAAGCCAAGGTAGAGCTTGCTAATAATCTGTTCAAAAACGGCGAGCATTTAACCACCGACTTATTGTGGAAAGGGGATGGGCACAATCAAAATGCGGCACTGACTATTTTTCGACACTTTGATAGTGCAACTGTAGTTAAAGGCTTTATTGGCCAACAACCTAAAACTATGTGGGTGCTTGATTACGCGCTGTTTGAGCGTATTCATTACTTGTTAGTTGCGGGCTTTGATGTGTATGGCAATATTGGCCATCAATTAATAACGCGCTTATACATGGACTTTTTACGTTTAGAAGGTGAGCACAACTTTTTAGCTTTGTTACCTGAAGCTCAGCGAGAGACAATTAAACAGAGTTGGTATCGAAAATCACCACCTAGTTTGTCGACCTTTTTTGAAAACAATCGTGAGTTTAGTCAACCCAGCGGTATTAACTATCAAACAGATGAACCGCAATCAGAGCTATATGGCTTAATTAAAGAGGCATTAGAGCCCGTTTTAAGTCCTCGTTATGACTATAAAAAAGTACCCGCACCATTAAGTGCGATTAATACCATGCCTGCTAAAGCAGTTAACTTACTGCCACAGCTATCGTATGTGCTAGTGAAAGAGCAGGATGGCCACACAGGCTATACGATTATTCACCATAACGCGCACTATAATATTTCGAGTCTACTAAACGAAGATGGACAGCGCGCCTATGAAGAAGATACGGTGACAATTGTTCCGGGCTTTATTGGTGATTACCCTTCTGCAATTTGGTATTTAAATAACGCCCAACAGGTTTCGGCCTTTGCCGAACAGTTACCGCTAATGCAAGTGGAAGCTGATTATCGCGCTTTAAAGTCTAAGTTTGCGATTCGTCGAACTCACCCGCAATTTTGGCAATACAGCGATATTTTACATCAGGTTGCCCGCCAGTACCGAGGTGTTGAATTTGGCATGTTTGATTATAATCGACTAGAAAATCGTTAG
- a CDS encoding response regulator: protein MFNIVKSIRKRYRWALVAIALLVSVSALLMQYFFSVQKYDAKIINIAGKQRMLSQKIAWHSNALINQTDNHAQHLQSLKHSLELFEQAHEYLLTKDEQGDAVCLNTPLFDLYYAPPSNLDAEVLAFITQAKNLVSRKEPINLASFSVSEVEALLKKLDTAVSLFEQQAVKKVDWISSIELLCWFFTLALLFLELRFVFMPMEKRVLQTLQKYQQQKEFAEQVSNNKEHFIARASHEFRTPLQGLITSIDELRIPTSQQDIQRQARYCSARLLAMLDELQDLQALSLNRWSLNPTSDNLLTTINKVLVVYEYGCTEKGLKLIRELAASLDCAVIVDHARLQQIVNELLSNALKFTEQGEVKVIATLNNNQLSLSVEDTGCGFDHLIEQLELDSTEQSNHFQGLRTDLARVQYIVDAFKGEIRFENNRQQGASVFLTLPLEMDTTLSKSSSMPDNLHCLVVEDNPLNMLVLTKLLTALNIHAECAENGKIACEMVAKKSYDVIFMDLNMPVMDGFEATKILHDNDKTLPIIVVTANTSDSDLARAKACGAIGHIHKPIDQQSIIAALNDAFLPEVD from the coding sequence ATGTTCAACATTGTTAAGAGTATTCGCAAACGTTACCGTTGGGCTTTAGTTGCTATTGCCTTGTTGGTCAGCGTATCTGCATTACTGATGCAATACTTCTTTTCAGTGCAAAAATACGATGCAAAAATTATCAATATAGCTGGCAAGCAACGTATGCTTTCGCAAAAAATAGCTTGGCATAGCAATGCATTAATTAATCAAACGGATAACCACGCACAACATCTTCAATCGTTAAAACACTCCCTTGAGTTATTTGAACAAGCCCATGAATATTTACTCACTAAGGATGAACAAGGTGACGCAGTTTGTCTAAATACACCTTTATTTGATTTATATTATGCCCCCCCAAGCAACTTAGATGCAGAAGTGTTGGCCTTTATAACGCAAGCTAAAAATTTGGTTTCTCGAAAGGAGCCTATTAATTTGGCTTCGTTTTCTGTGAGCGAAGTTGAAGCATTACTCAAAAAATTAGACACTGCGGTGAGCTTATTTGAGCAACAAGCGGTAAAAAAGGTTGATTGGATCTCTAGTATTGAACTGCTTTGTTGGTTTTTTACTCTGGCATTATTGTTTTTAGAACTTAGATTTGTGTTTATGCCGATGGAAAAACGAGTTCTGCAGACCTTACAAAAGTATCAACAACAAAAAGAATTTGCAGAGCAGGTAAGTAATAACAAAGAGCACTTTATTGCACGAGCCAGTCATGAATTTAGAACCCCATTACAGGGGTTAATTACCTCGATCGATGAGCTAAGAATTCCCACTTCACAGCAGGATATACAGCGCCAAGCTCGGTATTGCTCGGCGAGGTTGTTGGCGATGTTAGATGAATTACAAGATTTACAAGCGCTGAGTTTAAATCGTTGGTCGTTAAACCCGACCTCTGACAACTTACTAACCACCATAAATAAAGTGTTAGTTGTGTATGAATATGGTTGTACTGAAAAAGGGTTAAAGTTAATCAGAGAGTTAGCAGCGAGCTTAGACTGCGCGGTGATTGTAGATCATGCACGCTTACAACAAATAGTTAATGAGCTACTTAGTAATGCATTAAAGTTTACAGAGCAAGGAGAGGTAAAAGTCATCGCTACGCTCAACAATAACCAACTATCGCTGAGCGTCGAGGACACCGGCTGTGGCTTTGATCACCTTATCGAGCAATTAGAATTAGACAGCACTGAGCAAAGTAACCATTTTCAAGGACTCAGAACAGACCTTGCCCGTGTACAATATATTGTTGATGCCTTTAAGGGCGAGATTCGTTTTGAAAATAATCGTCAGCAAGGGGCATCTGTATTTTTAACATTACCATTAGAGATGGATACTACTTTAAGCAAGTCATCGTCAATGCCTGATAACTTACATTGTTTAGTCGTTGAAGATAACCCACTTAATATGCTGGTACTCACTAAGCTATTAACTGCATTGAACATACACGCTGAATGCGCTGAGAATGGCAAAATAGCGTGTGAAATGGTCGCCAAAAAATCTTATGACGTCATCTTTATGGATTTAAATATGCCGGTTATGGATGGGTTTGAAGCCACTAAAATCTTGCATGATAACGATAAAACACTGCCGATTATTGTGGTTACCGCAAACACCTCTGATAGTGATCTTGCTCGCGCTAAAGCTTGTGGAGCAATAGGTCATATTCATAAACCCATAGATCAGCAAAGTATAATCGCGGCGCTAAACGATGCTTTTCTACCTGAGGTTGATTAA
- the modF gene encoding molybdate ABC transporter ATP-binding protein ModF: MRSILLQQFSGYLSTDDSERYYIDDLTWQVKQGEHWVLLGGNGAGKSALAAALIGEAKQQSGQRHSTFNKLQLVSSDLQKQLLNTHRKSEKPQKVTDMLFAEPQINSDLCQLLITAFNFDALLNRDFTDLSTGETRKLLLIKALSANSDLVVLDEPFDGLDSESVGQLNRLLQQLSAQTCFVFVLNRVDEIPAFVDHFAYVNNGRLQHSLAKPCAAKQADLFKLLHLEHTSLSIPGAPERCFKSATNMPLVKLTNAHVRYSEQTIFENLNWTINQYQHWQLTGKNGSGKTCLLNLITGDNPQCYNNEIEVFGFKRGTGESIWDIKQHIGYISNTLHLQYRVSISALNTIISGFFDSIGLYQQASELQTRLAKEWLALIGLSDKTNSAFTQLSYGDQRLLLIVRAMVKHPALLILDEPCLGLDEANRQRVLLLIEKVCAAKTSTVIYVNHHAADTIKGIEHTLKMEDFKPAHYGQQAAHSETLI; encoded by the coding sequence GTGCGCTCAATTTTACTACAGCAATTTAGTGGTTATTTATCTACCGATGACAGTGAACGGTATTATATCGACGATTTAACTTGGCAAGTAAAGCAGGGTGAACATTGGGTCTTACTCGGGGGTAATGGTGCTGGAAAATCAGCACTCGCAGCAGCGTTAATTGGTGAAGCAAAACAACAAAGCGGGCAACGTCATAGTACCTTTAACAAGCTACAATTAGTGTCAAGTGATCTACAAAAGCAGTTACTTAATACGCATCGTAAAAGTGAAAAGCCACAAAAAGTAACAGACATGCTCTTTGCTGAGCCTCAAATAAATAGCGATTTATGCCAACTGTTAATCACCGCTTTTAATTTTGATGCCTTACTTAATCGTGATTTTACTGATTTATCTACTGGCGAAACGCGTAAATTATTATTAATTAAAGCGCTATCTGCTAACAGTGATTTAGTTGTGCTTGATGAACCATTTGATGGCTTAGACTCTGAATCGGTTGGGCAGCTCAACCGCCTATTACAGCAGTTGAGCGCACAAACCTGCTTTGTGTTTGTGCTAAACCGTGTTGACGAAATTCCAGCGTTTGTTGATCACTTTGCTTATGTGAATAATGGTCGTTTACAACATAGCTTGGCAAAACCGTGTGCAGCAAAACAAGCGGATTTATTCAAATTACTTCATTTAGAGCATACATCATTAAGTATTCCCGGTGCGCCTGAGCGCTGTTTTAAATCAGCGACAAACATGCCACTTGTTAAGCTCACTAATGCTCATGTGCGTTACAGCGAACAAACAATTTTTGAAAATTTAAACTGGACGATTAACCAATATCAGCACTGGCAACTCACCGGGAAAAATGGCTCAGGTAAAACTTGTTTATTAAATTTAATTACAGGTGATAACCCTCAGTGCTATAACAATGAGATTGAAGTGTTTGGTTTTAAGCGTGGCACAGGGGAGAGTATTTGGGATATAAAACAGCACATTGGTTATATTTCAAATACGCTACATTTGCAGTATCGAGTGAGTATTTCGGCGCTTAATACTATTATTTCAGGGTTTTTCGATAGTATAGGTTTATATCAACAAGCCAGTGAGTTACAAACGCGTTTAGCTAAAGAGTGGTTGGCACTAATAGGTTTAAGTGACAAAACAAATAGCGCTTTTACCCAGCTATCGTATGGCGATCAGCGACTATTACTGATTGTGCGCGCAATGGTTAAACATCCTGCTTTGCTTATTTTAGATGAGCCATGTTTAGGGCTTGATGAGGCAAATCGTCAACGCGTTTTACTGCTGATTGAAAAGGTGTGTGCTGCAAAAACGAGTACCGTTATTTATGTAAACCATCATGCAGCAGATACCATTAAAGGGATTGAACACACCTTAAAAATGGAAGATTTTAAACCGGCTCACTATGGGCAACAAGCTGCTCATAGTGAGACGCTTATATAA
- a CDS encoding TraB/GumN family protein, producing the protein MNVSLRISHLFMVLLLLAFSVNGYAAPALFKIEKQGASSYLFGTVHVGDASMKGLPQKVTHALDDSNQVVVEVDISKLSPLQMQQRSMPFMLLTNGRTLQSELSEKNYQLLKDYFAKKSIDIAMFNSFKPWAVMLTMMQIEFQNAGYSDKNGIDKQILEYAQKHSINIAELETIEQQLQMFNGLESLSNAMMAETFEQLSDINTYFITLVDAWKKGDMQTLTSYYHTSFDDSQYGQQSEQVMLIERNNNWVTQLTPKLEQGKVFIAVGALHLVEQHGLIKQLRDQGFKVTQL; encoded by the coding sequence ATGAACGTGTCATTACGTATTAGTCATTTATTTATGGTGTTATTACTTTTAGCCTTTAGCGTCAATGGCTATGCAGCACCGGCTCTATTCAAAATAGAAAAACAAGGCGCTAGCTCGTATTTATTTGGCACCGTGCATGTGGGTGATGCCAGCATGAAAGGGCTACCACAAAAAGTGACTCACGCACTGGATGACAGTAATCAAGTTGTTGTTGAAGTGGATATAAGTAAACTATCACCATTACAAATGCAACAACGTTCTATGCCGTTTATGCTGCTTACTAACGGGCGTACGCTACAGAGCGAGCTTTCAGAAAAAAATTATCAACTCCTCAAAGACTACTTTGCTAAAAAATCGATTGATATTGCCATGTTCAACAGTTTTAAACCTTGGGCTGTCATGTTGACCATGATGCAAATTGAGTTTCAAAACGCGGGCTATTCTGATAAAAACGGCATCGATAAGCAAATACTCGAGTACGCGCAAAAGCACAGTATTAACATTGCGGAGCTTGAAACCATAGAGCAACAACTACAGATGTTTAATGGCTTAGAGTCATTAAGCAATGCCATGATGGCAGAAACTTTTGAGCAACTAAGCGATATTAATACCTACTTTATCACCCTAGTGGATGCATGGAAAAAGGGCGATATGCAAACCCTAACCAGCTATTACCACACCAGTTTTGATGACAGCCAATACGGTCAACAAAGCGAGCAAGTGATGCTTATTGAGCGCAATAATAATTGGGTCACTCAGCTCACGCCTAAACTTGAACAAGGTAAGGTGTTTATTGCGGTAGGTGCTCTGCACTTAGTTGAGCAGCATGGTTTAATTAAACAACTTCGCGACCAAGGGTTTAAGGTTACTCAGTTATAA